A genome region from Sphingobacteriaceae bacterium GW460-11-11-14-LB5 includes the following:
- a CDS encoding histidine--tRNA ligase — protein sequence MSVIKPSLAKGTRDFSPVEMVKRNFIYDTIKTVFRKYGYAEIQTPSFENLSTLTGKYGDEGDKLIFKILNSGEFLKDPKKKSFDFADEDNSNKLIPLISEKALRYDLTVPFARYVVMHQHEITLPFKRFQVQPVWRADRPQKGRYREFYQCDVDVVGSESLLNEAEFILIYNEALSKLGLKDFSIKINNRKILSGIAEIIGKPDLIIDMTVAIDKLDKIGLDGVSKELLERGFTEADLEKLRPVILLEGSNEEKLRSLKAVLAQSETGLKGITEIEQVFEYVESLIAYGLPLTAKLELDITLARGLNYYTGCIFEVKTNEVAMGSIGGGGRYDDLTGMFGLKDLTGVGVSFGADRIYDVLEELNLFPASAEVGTKVLISNFDAVAEKYALPIVQQFRNAGISAELYPSSAKLKKQMAYADAKNIPYVILIGGDEIASGELTLKDMQSGEQKKLTVLGILELLK from the coding sequence CGCAGAAATCCAAACGCCAAGTTTCGAAAACCTTTCTACTTTGACAGGAAAGTATGGCGATGAAGGTGATAAACTGATTTTTAAAATTTTAAATAGCGGCGAGTTTCTTAAAGATCCTAAAAAGAAATCCTTCGATTTTGCTGATGAGGACAATAGTAATAAACTAATCCCTTTGATCTCTGAAAAAGCCCTGCGTTACGATTTAACGGTGCCTTTTGCACGTTACGTAGTCATGCACCAGCACGAAATTACCTTGCCATTTAAACGTTTTCAGGTGCAGCCGGTTTGGCGTGCAGATCGTCCACAAAAAGGCAGATACCGTGAGTTTTACCAGTGTGATGTGGATGTGGTAGGTTCGGAAAGTTTATTGAACGAAGCCGAATTTATTTTAATCTACAATGAGGCTTTAAGCAAACTGGGTTTAAAGGATTTCAGTATAAAAATCAACAACCGGAAAATCCTGTCAGGTATTGCCGAAATTATTGGTAAACCTGATTTAATTATCGATATGACCGTAGCCATCGATAAACTGGATAAAATCGGTTTAGATGGGGTAAGTAAAGAATTGTTGGAACGTGGTTTTACAGAAGCGGATTTAGAAAAACTTCGCCCGGTAATTTTACTGGAAGGCAGCAATGAGGAAAAACTGCGCAGCCTGAAAGCAGTTTTAGCACAGTCAGAAACAGGTTTAAAAGGCATTACCGAAATAGAACAGGTTTTTGAATATGTAGAAAGCCTGATCGCTTATGGTTTACCGTTAACGGCTAAATTAGAGTTAGACATTACTTTAGCGCGTGGACTAAATTATTATACCGGCTGCATTTTCGAAGTTAAAACCAACGAAGTGGCCATGGGCAGCATTGGTGGGGGTGGCCGTTACGATGATTTGACCGGTATGTTTGGCTTGAAGGATTTAACTGGTGTGGGTGTTTCTTTCGGTGCCGACCGCATTTACGATGTACTGGAAGAATTAAACCTTTTCCCAGCCTCTGCCGAAGTGGGCACAAAAGTGTTGATCAGCAATTTCGATGCAGTAGCTGAAAAATATGCCTTGCCTATTGTTCAGCAGTTTAGAAATGCAGGTATTTCAGCCGAACTGTATCCAAGTTCAGCCAAGCTAAAGAAACAAATGGCTTATGCTGATGCCAAGAATATCCCTTATGTTATTTTAATCGGTGGCGATGAAATTGCCAGCGGCGAACTTACATTAAAAGATATGCAAAGCGGCGAGCAGAAAAAACTGACTGTTTTAGGTATTCTGGAATTGTTGAAATAG